A window from Dermacentor albipictus isolate Rhodes 1998 colony chromosome 10, USDA_Dalb.pri_finalv2, whole genome shotgun sequence encodes these proteins:
- the LOC135899006 gene encoding uncharacterized protein codes for MALGTQRYKLVGFTKQLDRRSLHFVEPLPAYRICKACGLVPRMAAFLPCSDVVCRLCYEQCRLNDNLCPLHGQTFKEADVDWREFPADALLRRQVKCWNEESGCDVVMAASELYEHFFQDCEYHTTSCPKCSAPILCNDVFAHLRSGCADHTVSRMSRAPQASSSDPEAILIALNTSLDARVGETKDILSEALGASSAQLNNRLNELCLCMNTIKQALLQPSTSEICEGPSHVSEAAAGVASVRAIKQIVNAHGDRPTELSDSVSSPGYTPNRTVGDTEMTSLKRPKQNTNNPSMVQEKSSKSVVERTPSLKEISRGLENSNEIQMGSDLDPLTNFTTFESIATNSGFITAPREILKHAPRETLKEAQQQTQFDREEDAESTGDTKRCQLTVRALNSMRKFAELNGSFDYVGEKIYLSGYHMLAGVKLIKGDGSVTMHARIKLIKGVNDEFLHWPFKRNIKVIAVHPSGHQVCHCVNYTFLSVSHFGKPGPFGNTPLYFAESSLCLEDLEREGYTVDDKVQLAWELA; via the exons ATGGCTCTTGGCACACAGCGGTACAAGTTAGTCGGCTTCACCAAACAACTGGACCGGAGATCTTTGCACTTCGTCGAGCCGCTTCCGGCATATAGAATATGCAAAGCGTGCGGCCTGGTGCCGAGAATGGCAGCTTTTCTGCCATGCTCAGACGTAGTCTGCAGATTGTGCTACGAGCAGTGCCGGCTTAACGACAACTTGTGTCCGCTCCATGGCCAAACGTTCAAGGAAGCAGATGTCGACTGGAGAGAGTTTCCTGCGGACGCCCTGCTCAGACGACAG GTAAAATGCTGGAATGAAGAAAGTGGCTGCGACGTGGTCATGGCTGCCTCCGAGCTCTACGAGCATTTCTTCCAAGATTGTGAATACCACACCACGTCCTGTCCTAAGTGCTCGGCTCCGATTCTTTGCAACGATGTGTTCGCACACCTCAGAAGCGGCTGTGCCGATCATACTGTGTCTCGCATGTCTAGAGCCCCGCAGGCTTCCTCCAGTGATCCAGAAGCAATACTGATAGCTTTGAACACAAGCTTAGATGCGCGAGTTGGTGAAACAAAGGACATCCTAAGTGAAGCCCTGGGCGCGAGTAGCGCTCAGCTCAATAACCGACTAAATGAGCTTTGTCTCTGCATGAACACGATCAAACAAGCATTGTTACAGCCGTCCACAAGTGAAATTTGTGAAGGGCCAAGTCATGTTTCAGAAGCGGCTGCTGGTGTTGCCTCCGTCAGGGCAATCAAGCAAATTGTTAACGCACACGGCGACAGGCCCACCGAACTTTCAGATAGCGTAAGCAGCCCAGGTTACACTCCAAACCGAACTGTAGGAGATACCGAAATGACAAGTCTCAAGAGGCCCAAACAAAATACAAATAATCCGAGCATGGTTCAGGAAAAATCGAGCAAAAGCGTGGTAGAACGCACTCCCAGTCTCAAAGAAATTTCCCGGGGCCTGGAGAATTCTAATGAAATCCAAATGGGAAGCGATCTTGACCCTTTGACAAATTTTACAACCTTTGAAAGCATTGCCACGAACTCTGGTTTTATCACTGCACCTAGAGAGATTCTGAAACATGCACCTAGAGAGACTCTGAAAGAAGCACAACAGCAAACGCAATTCGATAGAGAAGAAGATGCAGAAAGCACAGGTGACACCAAACGTTGCCAGCTCACTGTGAGGGCACTAAATtcaatgaggaaatttgcagaatTAAATGGCTCTTTTGATTATGTTGGCGAAAAAATATACCTCTCTGGCTATCACATGTTGGCAGGCGTGAAGCTCATTAAGGGTGATGGTTCTGTGACCATGCACGCACGTATTAAGCTTATCAAAGGCGTGAACGACGAATTTCTCCACTGGCCATTCAAACGAAACATCAAGGTGATCGCTGTACATCCGTCTGGGCACCAAGTGTGCCATTGTGTAAATTATACTTTTCTCAGTGTTTCGCACTTTGGAAAGCCAGGGCCATTTGGCAACACACCCTTGTATTTTGCAGAGTCTTCATTATGCTTGGAAGATCTTGAGCGTGAAGGATACACAGTAGATGACAAGGTTCAGCTGGCGTGGGAGCTCGCTTAG